One Ananas comosus cultivar F153 linkage group 1, ASM154086v1, whole genome shotgun sequence DNA window includes the following coding sequences:
- the LOC109712299 gene encoding cytochrome B5-like protein, giving the protein MEMIVITLVVLFVIGALFIIPRSHSSKGKANTAPSNVNGKTARTYTKKEVSVHNTRKDCWIIIKDKVYDVTPYVEEHPGGDAILNNAGGDSTEGFYGPQHASRVFDMVDEFYIGDLKP; this is encoded by the exons atggaaatGATTGTTATTACACTGGTTGTACTTTTTGTGATAGGAGCCCTCTTTATCATTCCAAGATCTCATAGCAGTAAAG GTAAAGCAAACACAGCACCCTCAAACGTCAATGGGAAG ACGGCGAGAACTTACACAAAAAAGGAGGTCTCAGTACATAATACCAGAAAAGATTGCTGGATCATCATCAAGGACAAG GTGTATGATGTCACCCCATATGTGGAGGAACACCCAGGTGGTGATGCTATACTAAATAATGCTGGAGGAGATTCAACCGAGGGCTTTTACGG GCCACAGCATGCTTCACGAGTTTTTGACATGGTTGATGAATTTTATATTGGTGATTTGAAGCCCTGA